In the Alteromonas sp. M12 genome, one interval contains:
- a CDS encoding SAVED domain-containing protein yields the protein MSNKTLIFHQACFYPLESVSKLTEFLHSFNVDGSEMHVGLLTDEHVMNQVYVMYSDKIKASFRLNLPDDEMVKALNLIATKGDIELRHLQGRSLTRANLSSIDALFSVWDACNSQSSNISVADLIDYITRSTANRFNKGRGNDFTTPTVNQVKRDSHGYCMFEGCGEKLDIDSLTGESGNYSYLAHNVASSESGPRGIIYLSEQLSDTPSNVLLLCDKHHRLIDRVACANYPATRLTQMRSEFQINTEKLLEGLSYHPIPVFSVLWPVGGHVVSPPEMKDIAGCLSRLKARIKGTLNNLSGNERRYISKPERFVEDMDEIVSDEAKDIINQSKDFGYRAALFAFGPMPALVGLGASLGNKSEITPMLRYRDGNNWLWPQSAKIEKPYEINGLSDMVQSTDVTLTVALTNFPDAMKVAADNLAHPEISIIAKQMGNAAIPHPENGQELKAELHSLLQTLRDKYKVERVHLLICASNAACVFVGQAFDLYQPEMVVYDFNGKEMMPVIVISQKKNKVHLSLP from the coding sequence ATGAGTAATAAAACTTTGATTTTTCATCAGGCCTGTTTTTATCCATTGGAGTCGGTTTCCAAGCTTACGGAGTTCTTACATAGCTTCAATGTTGACGGCAGTGAGATGCATGTTGGGTTGCTTACTGACGAACATGTAATGAACCAAGTGTATGTAATGTATTCAGATAAGATCAAAGCCAGCTTCCGGCTTAACCTACCTGATGATGAAATGGTAAAGGCTCTGAATTTAATTGCTACAAAAGGTGATATTGAACTAAGGCATCTACAGGGGAGAAGTTTGACTCGGGCAAATCTCAGCTCTATTGATGCGCTTTTCAGTGTGTGGGATGCGTGCAACAGTCAGTCTTCAAATATATCAGTTGCAGACTTGATAGATTATATCACCAGAAGTACAGCAAACAGGTTTAACAAAGGACGGGGAAACGATTTCACAACACCTACAGTCAACCAAGTCAAGCGTGATAGCCATGGCTATTGTATGTTTGAGGGTTGTGGAGAAAAACTAGATATTGATTCCCTTACTGGTGAATCAGGCAACTACTCTTACTTGGCACACAATGTTGCTTCCTCAGAGTCTGGTCCTCGGGGTATCATCTATTTGTCAGAGCAGCTATCAGATACACCAAGTAATGTTCTCCTGTTATGTGATAAACACCACAGATTAATCGATAGAGTTGCTTGTGCAAATTATCCTGCAACCAGACTGACTCAAATGCGGTCTGAATTTCAAATTAATACAGAGAAATTGCTTGAAGGGCTTAGCTACCATCCCATCCCGGTTTTCTCTGTACTGTGGCCTGTCGGGGGGCATGTTGTTTCCCCCCCAGAAATGAAGGATATCGCAGGATGTTTATCTCGTTTAAAAGCTCGCATCAAGGGAACGCTGAACAATTTAAGTGGTAATGAACGTCGATATATCTCAAAGCCAGAGCGATTTGTGGAAGATATGGATGAAATCGTGTCCGATGAAGCTAAGGATATTATCAATCAATCAAAGGATTTCGGGTATCGCGCAGCTCTATTCGCATTCGGGCCCATGCCTGCATTAGTCGGGTTGGGAGCTAGCCTAGGTAACAAGTCTGAAATTACACCAATGCTAAGATATCGAGATGGTAACAACTGGCTTTGGCCCCAGAGTGCAAAGATAGAGAAGCCTTATGAAATAAACGGTCTTAGCGATATGGTGCAGTCGACAGACGTTACATTAACTGTAGCTCTTACCAATTTTCCTGACGCTATGAAGGTTGCTGCTGATAATCTGGCACACCCTGAAATATCTATTATTGCAAAGCAAATGGGGAACGCTGCAATACCTCATCCTGAGAATGGGCAGGAGCTAAAAGCAGAGCTGCACTCACTACTCCAAACATTACGTGACAAATATAAAGTCGAGCGAGTACATTTGTTAATTTGCGCCTCAAACGCTGCCTGCGTATTCGTAGGGCAAGCATTTGATTTATATCAGCCAGAAATGGTGGTTTATGATTTTAATGGCAAAGAGATGATGCCAGTAATCGTCATTTCTCAAAAAAAGAATAAGGTTCATTTGTCATTGCCTTAA
- a CDS encoding Mov34/MPN/PAD-1 family protein, which produces MFVLNSEMATNGKTKVHVPLELLNIWRDNRQLDKDSHEAFGALIGSQSECASEFWLDTCTLPQKQDSATRTSFNLRASHHQRVVDSYFKSSKGTLGYVGTWHTHPQHTPIPSNVDISDWCECIKRNPDRRLLFVIIGQVNMCIFREVEGIFECVYKEEIDE; this is translated from the coding sequence ATGTTTGTTCTCAATAGCGAAATGGCGACCAATGGTAAAACAAAGGTTCATGTACCTTTGGAGTTGCTCAACATTTGGCGAGATAACCGTCAATTAGACAAAGATTCGCATGAAGCATTTGGGGCGTTAATTGGCTCTCAGTCTGAATGTGCCTCCGAATTCTGGTTGGACACATGCACGTTACCCCAGAAGCAGGATTCTGCAACTAGAACAAGTTTTAATTTGCGAGCGTCACACCATCAACGTGTTGTTGATTCTTATTTCAAAAGCTCTAAAGGTACATTGGGATATGTTGGAACATGGCACACACATCCACAACACACACCTATACCGTCGAATGTTGATATTTCTGATTGGTGTGAATGCATCAAGCGTAATCCAGACCGAAGACTCCTTTTTGTGATTATTGGCCAAGTAAATATGTGCATCTTTAGGGAAGTTGAAGGGATTTTTGAGTGTGTTTATAAGGAAGAAATAGATGAGTAA
- a CDS encoding ThiF family adenylyltransferase, protein MQSKIKQHLTRIGYDCIVSDIGGFPRLVVNVTIAESEIQLMLAAEPPFHSLPEFVLIDADSFGRLAHVTVYQYSGAIFGAVCVNDPDSLSINFEQPQLVVEESLKRHVALLEMCLTNPDWNNKELLREFYSDWLRKCRQDDSKPLLANIEKPILQRLAVYAPLSDKEFGIESHYMVHPADNSFSGISDIHLSMVKGNREAAGIALVIPIHKLTPAPSRFDSLEQWYIDTITALPTTIRNELQQKFGQWRDTTYWIVFTANTVNDDRTWFALKLVCKSKKALPLTGEKLKDWTLAALPIRLFNQESTVQRGGGRLSLSDKKVAVIGVGSVGCEIAHKLSAAGVKSLTLVDPDIYEINNLYRHVLEQGWVGAPKSFALSVAIQRQFPWSNATWYPDDLMKFARNQNMESYDLLVIAIGNPTQERLFKQYLLDTNTDVAVINSWLEGFGIGGHAVLDVSESKGCLLCSYVCPESGARGLVSNMNFIEPNQVTMKSIAGCGEQFISYGAASSAQTGVMTANLAIRYLEGKQTESCKTSWKGDDDDAVNEGIKLTHRFYNFKHSLEYLPLTDEDCDVCSQ, encoded by the coding sequence TTGCAAAGTAAAATCAAGCAGCATCTTACGCGGATTGGGTATGACTGCATTGTGAGTGACATAGGTGGATTCCCTCGGCTCGTTGTCAACGTAACTATTGCAGAGTCCGAAATCCAGTTGATGCTGGCGGCTGAGCCTCCTTTTCATAGCCTTCCAGAGTTTGTATTGATTGACGCTGACTCTTTTGGCAGGCTAGCTCACGTTACTGTATACCAGTATTCTGGTGCAATATTTGGCGCTGTTTGTGTTAATGATCCTGATTCCCTATCAATAAATTTCGAGCAACCACAATTAGTTGTCGAAGAGTCCCTTAAACGGCATGTGGCACTGTTAGAGATGTGCTTAACAAATCCCGATTGGAATAATAAGGAGTTGCTTCGTGAGTTCTATAGTGACTGGCTAAGAAAATGTCGGCAGGATGATTCTAAACCGTTACTGGCGAATATTGAAAAGCCCATATTGCAAAGGCTGGCAGTATACGCACCTTTAAGCGACAAAGAGTTTGGCATCGAAAGTCATTATATGGTGCACCCTGCTGATAATTCCTTTTCTGGAATCAGCGATATTCACTTGTCTATGGTGAAGGGAAATAGGGAAGCCGCAGGTATAGCATTAGTCATTCCTATCCATAAGCTCACTCCAGCACCGTCTCGATTTGACTCTCTTGAGCAATGGTACATTGATACCATCACAGCATTACCAACAACAATCAGAAATGAATTACAGCAAAAGTTTGGCCAATGGCGTGATACTACTTATTGGATAGTTTTTACAGCTAATACAGTCAATGATGATCGTACATGGTTTGCCCTAAAGCTTGTTTGCAAATCAAAGAAAGCGCTACCTCTAACGGGTGAAAAGCTAAAAGACTGGACACTGGCAGCCTTACCCATCCGGTTATTTAATCAAGAAAGTACGGTACAACGAGGCGGTGGACGATTGTCTCTTTCAGATAAAAAGGTGGCAGTAATAGGCGTCGGTTCTGTCGGATGCGAAATTGCGCACAAGTTGTCAGCTGCTGGTGTCAAATCTTTAACTCTGGTAGATCCGGACATATATGAAATCAATAATTTGTATCGCCATGTTTTAGAGCAAGGCTGGGTCGGTGCACCTAAATCATTTGCCCTAAGTGTGGCTATTCAGAGGCAGTTTCCTTGGTCTAACGCAACATGGTATCCAGATGATCTAATGAAATTTGCGCGGAACCAAAATATGGAAAGTTATGATTTGCTTGTCATTGCTATTGGTAATCCGACGCAGGAGCGATTGTTTAAGCAATATTTATTAGATACCAACACAGACGTGGCGGTAATCAATAGTTGGTTGGAGGGATTTGGGATTGGTGGCCATGCGGTATTAGATGTTTCTGAGTCAAAAGGGTGCCTGCTGTGTTCTTATGTCTGCCCAGAATCTGGTGCCCGGGGGTTAGTTTCAAACATGAACTTTATAGAACCAAACCAAGTGACTATGAAAAGTATCGCTGGATGCGGTGAACAATTTATTTCTTATGGTGCTGCAAGTTCAGCTCAGACTGGTGTAATGACGGCTAATCTAGCGATTAGATATTTGGAAGGTAAGCAAACGGAATCATGCAAAACAAGCTGGAAAGGTGATGACGATGATGCGGTAAATGAAGGTATCAAGTTAACTCATCGTTTCTACAATTTTAAGCATTCGCTTGAATATTTGCCGCTTACTGATGAGGACTGCGATGTTTGTTCTCAATAG
- a CDS encoding nucleotidyltransferase → MSIQNRFSKFHDKIKLGREDDAYREARAKDNSILDEIKAEFRSAGYPIIETFIQGSLSTYTGIKHPVDDFDIDRAVVIDADNAPDNPVELKKLVLKVLEKRGFKNARVKKPCVTADYINLSLHIDIVVYRKGGEQYELAVGKLNSNEQNREWSPSEPKKLIEHINNSSLFIGSADLKIKQFKRLVRYFKRWRDEKFGQAIGKKVFSIGLTLMLKEQFRPAIDNNGKVDDLQSLRDTVGAIMASNYFHWAGDNKYKVNVYLPVQPYINVFENSSIDTGTQLYNKFKLLLTKLDQALEEDSLKKQCEILQGLFGNDFEVPEKEQSDNAGKVAYSNAGVVGTSQGA, encoded by the coding sequence ATGTCGATACAGAATAGGTTTTCAAAATTTCACGACAAAATAAAGCTAGGTAGAGAGGACGATGCTTACCGAGAAGCCAGAGCCAAGGACAATAGCATATTGGATGAGATTAAGGCCGAATTTAGAAGTGCGGGCTATCCAATAATCGAAACTTTTATTCAGGGATCACTGAGTACATATACAGGAATAAAGCATCCAGTAGACGACTTTGATATTGACAGAGCCGTAGTGATTGACGCCGACAATGCTCCCGATAACCCAGTTGAGCTAAAAAAGCTTGTATTGAAGGTACTTGAGAAGCGTGGATTTAAAAACGCAAGGGTTAAAAAGCCTTGTGTCACTGCCGACTACATTAACCTAAGTCTGCATATCGACATTGTTGTGTACAGGAAAGGTGGTGAGCAGTATGAGTTGGCAGTCGGTAAGTTAAACTCGAATGAACAAAATCGAGAATGGTCACCCTCAGAACCTAAAAAGCTGATCGAGCACATTAACAATAGTAGCCTGTTTATTGGCTCAGCGGACCTTAAAATAAAGCAATTCAAGCGGTTGGTTAGATATTTTAAGCGATGGCGTGATGAGAAGTTCGGGCAGGCTATTGGCAAGAAGGTTTTTTCAATCGGATTAACCTTAATGCTGAAAGAGCAGTTTCGTCCTGCGATAGATAACAACGGTAAGGTCGATGATCTTCAATCACTGCGCGACACCGTCGGGGCAATTATGGCCAGTAATTATTTTCATTGGGCCGGTGACAATAAATATAAGGTCAACGTTTATTTACCTGTGCAGCCATATATAAATGTGTTCGAAAACAGCAGTATTGATACAGGCACTCAGCTCTATAACAAATTTAAGTTATTGCTCACAAAGCTTGATCAAGCTTTAGAGGAAGATTCACTGAAGAAGCAATGTGAAATATTACAAGGACTATTTGGTAATGATTTCGAAGTTCCCGAAAAAGAGCAAAGTGACAATGCTGGAAAAGTAGCATATAGCAACGCCGGTGTGGTTGGAACGTCGCAAGGAGCGTAG
- a CDS encoding metal-dependent hydrolase, which yields MANGRTHSLAGGLTGLAVGLANPELIDKDPKLLLTAPIVGTLFGKLPDILEPAFKNPHHRQFFHSLAFVGLVGYGTKRVYDWDPEDNLEKVVRLLLLCASAGYLSHLVLDAVTPRSLPLVGKLKSS from the coding sequence ATGGCTAACGGCAGAACTCATAGCTTGGCGGGTGGGTTAACAGGCCTCGCGGTCGGGCTAGCTAATCCTGAGTTAATAGATAAAGATCCCAAATTATTATTAACCGCGCCCATTGTTGGAACACTTTTTGGAAAGTTACCTGATATTTTAGAGCCCGCGTTTAAAAATCCTCATCATAGACAGTTTTTCCATAGCCTAGCTTTTGTAGGATTAGTGGGATACGGCACAAAGAGAGTGTATGACTGGGATCCTGAGGACAATTTAGAGAAAGTAGTTCGGCTACTTTTATTGTGCGCCAGCGCAGGATATTTAAGTCATTTAGTGCTTGATGCCGTTACTCCCAGAAGTTTGCCTTTAGTAGGTAAGCTTAAAAGTTCTTAG
- a CDS encoding WYL domain-containing protein, which yields MKDINEVPKNVHDRLEYIEFMLRFRGWVSRSDLTERFELGEAAATRDIRLYREHAEQNLALNQKTKKYEICENKFKPLFAFSIQRALSKLRTSKVAESLGLSEFNGVLNPPRLAYPDVDVLSSVTRAISSSRALKVTYKALVSGKSNKLLYPLAIFDNGIHWYLRAFDPSKKEYRSYVLTRFVSVEIDHDNPVKGEMKLSDHQWNRMVELELVPHPNKRNVRQPDTISHDFNMEGGKLKLTVRAAVAGYWLRHWNVDCTEDHSLEGFHYQLWLCNHQTLYNVESRSLAPGLSEYQ from the coding sequence ATGAAAGATATCAATGAAGTTCCAAAAAATGTGCATGATAGACTGGAGTACATCGAGTTTATGTTGCGATTCAGAGGCTGGGTTTCTCGTTCTGATCTGACAGAAAGGTTTGAACTAGGAGAAGCCGCAGCAACAAGAGACATACGTCTTTACCGAGAGCATGCAGAACAAAACCTTGCCCTAAATCAGAAAACAAAAAAATATGAAATATGTGAAAACAAATTTAAGCCGTTGTTTGCATTTTCTATTCAACGTGCCCTTTCGAAACTGCGTACCTCAAAAGTTGCAGAGTCGCTGGGCCTATCAGAATTTAATGGCGTACTTAATCCCCCACGACTGGCTTACCCTGACGTAGATGTGCTATCTAGCGTTACTCGTGCAATCTCATCTTCAAGAGCACTTAAGGTAACTTATAAGGCATTAGTAAGTGGTAAGTCGAATAAGCTGCTGTATCCATTAGCTATATTTGACAATGGAATCCATTGGTACTTAAGAGCATTTGATCCTTCTAAAAAAGAATATAGATCATATGTATTAACAAGGTTTGTTTCTGTAGAAATCGATCACGACAATCCAGTTAAAGGTGAAATGAAGCTTTCAGATCATCAATGGAATAGAATGGTTGAATTAGAATTAGTTCCACATCCAAATAAACGAAATGTTAGACAGCCGGATACCATATCACATGACTTTAACATGGAAGGTGGCAAGCTAAAATTAACTGTCAGAGCTGCCGTAGCCGGTTACTGGCTAAGACATTGGAATGTGGACTGTACGGAAGATCACAGCCTTGAGGGTTTTCACTATCAATTGTGGCTATGTAATCACCAAACCTTGTACAACGTCGAAAGTCGCTCACTAGCACCCGGACTGTCTGAATACCAATAA
- a CDS encoding type I restriction-modification system subunit M — protein MAIKKTELYSSLWASCDELRGGMDASQYKDYVLTMLFMKYVSDKFKGDPYGMIVVPKGASYDDMVAAKGDKEIGDKINKIIAALAEENDLKGVIDVADFNDEDKLGKGKEMIDRLTKLVGIFQGLDLTANRAAGDDLLGDAYEYLMRHFATESGKSKGQFYTPSEVSQILAKVVGITEDTPQDATVYDCACGSGSLLLKASDEAPRGLSIFGQEMDNATSALARMNMILHNNATAKIWKGNTLSDPQWKDAANQLKTFDFAVANPPFSNKNWTSGLTPENDLYNRFTWGIPPEKNGDYTFLLHIIKSLKSTGKGAVILPHGVLFRGNAEATIRENLIKQGYIKGIIGLPANLFYGTGIPACIIVIDKEHAQQAVTNFNEGDDNLPTVTGRPIFMIDASKGFIKDGNKNRLRSQDIHKIVDVFNKGIVLDGFSRLVPLDVVAANDYNLNIPRYIDSSEPEDLHDLSAHLQGGIPNRDIDALEHYWQVFPSIRATLFKPARDGYSHGMIEASKVKSSILAHQEFKDFASRSLLPFKQWIPQAKLKEIKVGDNPKSFIFNISESLLNAYANSDLLSKYDIYQILMDYWADTMQDDVYVLAQDDWQAGNILRELVAKKGEKLKETPDLIINKKKYKAELIPPSLIVARYFAAEQTHVDAQQAKQDEATLALEAYLEEHGAEDGLLADAMNDKDKITKASVLARTKLVANSEELKALMHASKLFNADAAAKKAVKEAQEKLDLAVFNQYPKLSIDEIKTLIVDDKWLATLQASIIAEIERVTQHMANRVKELEERYSKPLPTLTKSVEDLSDKVADHLKAMGLEWSL, from the coding sequence ATGGCAATTAAAAAAACAGAACTCTATTCATCCCTTTGGGCTAGCTGTGATGAGCTGCGTGGCGGGATGGATGCCAGCCAATATAAAGATTACGTGCTTACTATGTTGTTTATGAAGTACGTTTCAGACAAGTTCAAAGGTGACCCTTACGGCATGATTGTAGTGCCAAAAGGTGCTAGTTATGACGATATGGTTGCCGCGAAAGGCGATAAAGAAATTGGCGATAAGATTAATAAAATTATCGCGGCCTTAGCCGAAGAAAATGATCTTAAAGGTGTGATTGACGTTGCCGACTTTAACGATGAAGACAAGTTAGGTAAAGGCAAAGAAATGATCGACCGCCTGACTAAACTGGTGGGTATTTTTCAAGGTTTAGATTTAACTGCCAACCGCGCTGCGGGTGATGATTTATTAGGTGATGCATATGAATATCTTATGCGTCACTTTGCTACCGAATCAGGTAAATCAAAGGGGCAGTTCTATACGCCATCTGAAGTATCACAAATTCTAGCCAAGGTTGTGGGGATAACAGAGGACACTCCACAGGACGCAACTGTGTATGACTGTGCGTGCGGGTCGGGTTCACTATTGCTAAAAGCCAGCGATGAAGCCCCGCGTGGTTTATCTATTTTTGGGCAGGAAATGGATAACGCCACTAGTGCATTAGCCCGTATGAATATGATATTGCATAACAACGCCACCGCCAAAATCTGGAAAGGTAATACCTTGTCAGATCCGCAATGGAAAGATGCGGCCAACCAATTAAAAACCTTTGATTTTGCAGTAGCTAACCCACCTTTTTCAAATAAAAATTGGACTAGTGGCTTAACCCCAGAAAACGATTTATACAACCGCTTTACTTGGGGTATTCCACCAGAAAAAAACGGTGATTACACCTTCTTATTGCACATTATCAAAAGCTTAAAAAGCACAGGTAAAGGCGCGGTTATCTTGCCTCATGGTGTGTTATTTCGTGGCAATGCTGAGGCCACCATTCGTGAAAATCTCATCAAGCAAGGTTACATTAAAGGCATTATTGGTTTACCTGCTAACTTGTTTTACGGCACAGGCATTCCTGCTTGTATTATTGTGATTGATAAAGAGCACGCACAACAGGCAGTGACTAACTTTAATGAAGGTGATGACAACCTGCCAACAGTTACAGGCCGCCCTATCTTTATGATTGATGCCAGTAAAGGCTTTATCAAAGATGGCAATAAGAACCGCTTACGTAGCCAAGACATTCATAAAATTGTGGATGTGTTTAACAAAGGTATAGTGTTAGATGGATTTAGCCGTTTAGTGCCGCTGGATGTCGTTGCTGCTAACGATTACAACCTCAATATTCCGCGCTATATCGACTCGTCAGAGCCAGAAGATTTGCACGATTTGAGCGCCCATTTGCAAGGTGGCATTCCAAACCGTGATATTGATGCTCTAGAGCACTACTGGCAGGTATTCCCAAGCATTCGCGCCACACTGTTTAAACCCGCCCGTGATGGCTACAGCCACGGCATGATTGAAGCAAGCAAGGTTAAAAGCAGCATTCTTGCCCATCAAGAATTTAAAGACTTTGCCAGCCGCAGCTTATTGCCATTTAAACAATGGATACCACAGGCTAAGTTGAAAGAAATCAAGGTAGGCGATAATCCGAAAAGCTTCATTTTTAATATTTCTGAAAGCTTACTTAACGCCTATGCCAATAGCGACCTGCTCAGTAAATACGACATTTACCAAATCTTAATGGATTATTGGGCAGATACCATGCAAGACGATGTTTATGTATTGGCGCAAGACGATTGGCAAGCAGGAAACATCTTACGTGAGTTAGTGGCGAAAAAGGGCGAAAAACTCAAAGAAACGCCTGACTTAATCATTAATAAGAAAAAGTACAAAGCTGAGCTTATTCCACCAAGCCTGATAGTGGCGCGTTACTTTGCCGCTGAACAAACACATGTGGATGCGCAGCAAGCCAAGCAAGACGAAGCCACTCTAGCTCTTGAAGCCTACTTAGAAGAACATGGTGCTGAAGACGGTTTATTGGCTGATGCAATGAACGATAAAGACAAGATCACCAAAGCCAGTGTCTTAGCACGAACTAAACTAGTAGCCAATTCTGAAGAATTGAAAGCTTTAATGCATGCCTCTAAGTTATTTAACGCAGATGCCGCAGCCAAAAAAGCCGTAAAAGAAGCGCAAGAAAAACTCGATTTAGCAGTGTTTAACCAATACCCCAAACTTTCTATCGATGAAATCAAAACTCTGATTGTCGATGATAAATGGTTAGCTACACTGCAAGCGAGCATCATTGCAGAAATAGAACGTGTTACTCAACATATGGCAAATCGCGTAAAAGAACTGGAAGAGCGCTACAGCAAACCATTACCGACACTAACCAAATCGGTTGAAGACTTGAGCGACAAAGTGGCAGATCATCTAAAAGCAATGGGCTTGGAGTGGTCGCTATGA
- a CDS encoding restriction endonuclease subunit S has protein sequence MSVIEREVPKGYQQTDVGVIPVEWESVNFGDLFQQSITRKQLKPNDCITFIGMQDVSESAQLTSPKNRIYEQVKTGFTYFEKNDVLVAKITPCFENGKGCYTHEINTEVGFGSTEFHVLRAKEKSDSKFIYFWTTRNSLRQDLEGEMVGSAGHRRVPLAALQNYRIPCPSNSEEQTAIANALSDVDALLTELENLIAKKQAIKTATMQQLLTGKTRLPQFATHTEGEKQDQPKGTKPSELGEIPEDWDVKAFGQVMCIRHGKDQKAVQVVDGLYPIFGTGGKMGTTNTPLYDKPSVLIGRKGTINKPRYADNPFWTVDTLFYSEIAPNAEPKFIFYKFCMIDWMQYNEASGVPSLNASTIESVTASFPSKEEQTAIATILSDMDNEIQTLEQRLKKTRQIKQGMMQELLTGRTRLPF, from the coding sequence ATGAGTGTGATTGAACGAGAAGTTCCGAAAGGATATCAACAAACGGATGTTGGAGTTATTCCTGTTGAGTGGGAAAGTGTCAATTTTGGCGATCTATTCCAGCAGTCAATTACAAGAAAACAACTAAAACCAAATGATTGCATAACTTTTATTGGAATGCAGGATGTTAGTGAGTCAGCTCAGTTAACTAGTCCTAAGAATAGAATATACGAACAAGTAAAGACAGGATTTACATATTTCGAAAAAAATGACGTTTTAGTAGCTAAAATTACGCCATGTTTTGAAAATGGAAAAGGATGTTATACGCATGAAATAAATACTGAAGTAGGTTTCGGTAGTACAGAGTTTCATGTACTGAGAGCGAAAGAAAAGTCGGACTCTAAGTTTATATATTTTTGGACTACTAGAAATAGTTTAAGGCAAGACTTAGAAGGAGAAATGGTTGGAAGCGCTGGACACAGACGAGTGCCCTTAGCTGCTTTACAAAATTATCGTATACCTTGCCCAAGTAATAGTGAAGAACAAACCGCCATTGCCAATGCTTTATCCGATGTCGATGCTCTATTAACTGAATTAGAAAATCTAATTGCCAAAAAACAAGCGATTAAAACCGCCACTATGCAGCAACTGCTAACAGGCAAAACCCGTTTACCGCAATTCGCTACCCACACCGAAGGTGAAAAGCAAGACCAACCCAAAGGCACCAAACCCAGTGAACTAGGCGAAATCCCTGAGGATTGGGATGTAAAAGCTTTTGGACAAGTTATGTGTATTAGACATGGCAAAGATCAAAAAGCTGTACAAGTAGTTGATGGACTTTATCCGATCTTTGGTACTGGTGGAAAAATGGGAACTACCAATACTCCCCTATATGATAAGCCTTCGGTACTTATTGGACGAAAAGGTACAATAAACAAACCAAGATATGCTGATAATCCATTCTGGACTGTAGACACTTTATTTTATTCGGAAATCGCACCTAATGCTGAACCCAAATTTATATTTTACAAGTTCTGTATGATTGATTGGATGCAATACAATGAGGCTTCTGGTGTTCCTAGTCTAAACGCTTCAACCATCGAGAGCGTTACAGCTTCTTTTCCTAGTAAAGAAGAGCAAACCGCTATAGCCACCATTCTCTCGGATATGGATAACGAAATCCAAACCCTTGAACAGCGCCTAAAGAAAACCCGCCAAATCAAACAAGGCATGATGCAAGAACTACTCACAGGCCGCACAAGGTTACCATTTTGA